The Mycolicibacterium boenickei genome has a segment encoding these proteins:
- the pimB gene encoding GDP-mannose-dependent alpha-(1-6)-phosphatidylinositol monomannoside mannosyltransferase — protein sequence MTRVLLVTNDFPPRRGGIQSYLEAFVGELVRDGSHDLTVYAPKWKGAPDFDNRAAAANYTVVRHPTTLMLPEPTVATRMQRLIAENDIETVWFGAAAPLALLGPLARRAGARRIVASTHGHEVGWSMLPVARSALRRIGDDADVVTFISRYTRGRFASAFGPRAALERLSPGVDTDRFVPDPVARAELRTRYGLGQRPVVVCLSRLVPRKGQDTLIRAWPAIRRRVPDAALVIVGGGPYLQHLQRLAHTHDVAADVTFTGAVPGAELPAHHAMADVFAMPCRTRGAGLDVEGLGIVYLEASACGVPVVAGTSGGAPETVLDGKTGAVVDGNDVGAVAAAISDILADPGRAAAMGVAGRHWAVDNWQWRSQGARLTGLLSG from the coding sequence ATGACGCGGGTTTTGTTGGTCACCAACGACTTTCCGCCGCGTCGCGGCGGCATCCAGTCGTATCTGGAGGCGTTCGTCGGTGAGTTGGTGCGCGACGGCTCGCACGACCTCACGGTGTACGCGCCCAAGTGGAAGGGCGCCCCAGACTTCGACAACCGGGCCGCGGCCGCAAATTACACCGTGGTGCGCCATCCCACCACGCTGATGCTGCCCGAGCCGACCGTGGCGACCCGCATGCAGCGGCTGATCGCCGAGAACGACATCGAGACCGTGTGGTTCGGGGCAGCAGCACCACTGGCGCTGCTGGGGCCTTTGGCCCGCCGGGCCGGAGCCCGGCGCATCGTGGCCAGCACCCACGGCCACGAGGTCGGCTGGTCGATGCTGCCGGTGGCACGGAGCGCACTGCGCCGGATCGGCGACGACGCCGATGTCGTGACGTTCATCAGCCGCTACACCCGCGGCAGGTTCGCCTCGGCGTTCGGCCCCCGGGCCGCGCTGGAACGTCTGTCGCCCGGCGTCGACACCGACCGCTTCGTGCCCGATCCGGTGGCCCGGGCCGAGCTGCGGACCCGCTACGGGCTGGGGCAGCGTCCGGTGGTGGTGTGCCTGTCCCGCCTGGTGCCGCGCAAAGGGCAGGACACGCTGATCCGCGCCTGGCCTGCCATCCGGCGCCGCGTCCCCGACGCCGCGCTGGTCATCGTCGGCGGGGGACCGTATCTGCAGCACCTGCAACGGCTCGCGCACACCCATGACGTGGCCGCCGACGTCACCTTCACCGGAGCGGTGCCGGGGGCCGAACTGCCCGCGCACCATGCGATGGCCGATGTGTTCGCCATGCCGTGCCGGACGCGCGGGGCGGGCCTGGACGTCGAGGGGCTGGGCATCGTCTACCTGGAGGCCTCGGCGTGTGGTGTGCCGGTGGTCGCCGGAACCTCAGGCGGGGCACCGGAAACCGTGCTGGACGGCAAGACCGGCGCCGTCGTGGACGGCAACGATGTCGGGGCCGTCGCGGCCGCCATTTCCGACATACTCGCCGATCCCGGTCGCGCCGCCGCGATGGGTGTGGCGGGACGCCACTGGGCAGTCGACAACTGGCAGTGGCGGTCCCAGGGCGCCCGGCTTACCGGGCTGCTCTCGGGCTGA
- a CDS encoding ArsA family ATPase, with product MGSPDGSARTPARISLFVGKGGVGKSTLATATAVRDAASGQRVLIVSTDQAHSTGDVLGIPLAPTGQRAPTRVLSDLDPGLADAGGVLDALALDTLALLGARWVETAGPLAARFPESDLGDVAPEELSALPGIQEVLGLHEVGELADSGCWDHVVVDCASTADALRMLTLPETFGLYLERAWPRHRRLSGSPDAVSTAIVALIERVDSGIRRLGTLLTDGSRVSAHLVLTPERVVAAEAARTLGSLALMGVEVTEIIVNQILVQDDSFEYQNLPAHPAFDWYTERIAEQQSVLDELDSTIGDVQLVLVPHVPGEPIGPKALGELIDSARRRDGSPPPGPLRPVVDRESGSGLDAVYRLRLELPQIDSAGLTLGRVDDDLIIGVAGMRRRVRLASVLRRCIVTDAQLRGSELTVRFRPNPEVWPA from the coding sequence GTGGGTTCGCCGGACGGGAGCGCACGGACCCCTGCGAGGATCAGCCTGTTCGTCGGCAAAGGCGGGGTAGGTAAGTCGACGCTGGCGACAGCCACCGCGGTCCGTGACGCCGCGTCCGGTCAGCGCGTGCTGATCGTGTCCACCGATCAGGCGCACTCCACGGGTGATGTACTCGGGATCCCGCTCGCCCCAACAGGTCAACGTGCGCCCACCCGGGTACTCAGTGACCTGGACCCCGGACTGGCCGATGCGGGCGGGGTGCTGGACGCCCTCGCGCTCGACACGCTGGCCCTGCTGGGTGCGCGCTGGGTCGAGACGGCCGGCCCGCTGGCGGCGCGCTTCCCGGAGTCGGATCTGGGAGACGTTGCCCCTGAAGAACTTTCGGCGCTCCCGGGAATCCAGGAAGTGCTCGGGCTGCACGAGGTGGGCGAGCTCGCCGATTCCGGGTGCTGGGATCACGTGGTGGTGGACTGCGCCTCGACCGCTGATGCGTTGCGGATGCTCACGCTTCCGGAGACCTTCGGCCTGTACCTGGAGCGCGCCTGGCCCCGGCACCGCCGGCTGTCCGGCTCGCCGGACGCGGTCAGTACGGCCATCGTCGCCCTGATCGAACGCGTCGATTCCGGCATCCGCAGGCTGGGCACGTTGCTCACCGACGGCTCCCGGGTGAGCGCCCACCTGGTGCTGACCCCCGAGCGGGTGGTGGCGGCCGAGGCCGCGCGGACGTTGGGATCCCTTGCCCTGATGGGGGTCGAGGTCACCGAGATCATCGTCAATCAGATTTTGGTGCAGGATGATTCGTTCGAGTACCAGAACTTGCCTGCCCACCCGGCGTTCGACTGGTACACCGAGCGCATCGCCGAGCAGCAGTCGGTGCTCGACGAGCTCGATTCCACCATCGGTGATGTTCAGCTGGTGCTCGTCCCGCACGTGCCGGGGGAGCCGATCGGTCCCAAGGCGCTGGGGGAGCTGATCGACAGTGCCCGACGGCGCGACGGGTCACCGCCGCCGGGTCCGTTGCGACCCGTCGTCGACCGGGAGTCGGGGTCTGGACTCGATGCGGTGTACCGGTTGCGGCTAGAGTTGCCGCAGATCGACTCGGCCGGCCTCACGCTGGGACGCGTCGATGATGACTTGATCATCGGCGTCGCGGGCATGCGACGCCGGGTGCGGTTGGCCTCTGTCCTGCGTCGGTGCATCGTGACAGATGCGCAATTGCGGGGTAGCGAACTGACGGTACGTTTTCGTCCGAATCCGGAGGTGTGGCCGGCATGA
- the qcrC gene encoding cytochrome bc1 complex diheme cytochrome c subunit: MTSKSRRRLRRRLSAGLLLLVGLSVAGGVAATLTPTPQVAVADESQSALLRTGKQLFETSCVSCHGANLQGVPDRGPSLIGTGEAAVYFQVSTGRMPAMRGEAQAPSKPEHFDENQIDALGAFVQANGGGPTVIRDENGAVAQESLIGSDVARGADLFRLNCASCHNFTGKGGALSSGKYAPDLGETKPAQIYTAMQTGPQNMPKFSDRQLSPEEKRDIVAYVRESAETPSYGGYGLGGFGPAPEGMAMWIIGMVAAIGVAMWIGARA, from the coding sequence ATGACCAGCAAGTCGCGCCGACGACTGCGCCGACGGCTCTCAGCAGGTCTACTGCTGTTGGTCGGCCTGTCAGTCGCAGGTGGTGTTGCGGCCACGCTGACACCCACACCGCAGGTCGCAGTCGCCGACGAATCGCAGTCGGCACTGCTGCGCACGGGTAAGCAACTGTTCGAGACGTCGTGCGTTTCGTGCCACGGCGCCAACCTGCAGGGTGTGCCCGATCGCGGGCCCAGCCTGATCGGTACCGGCGAGGCCGCCGTGTACTTCCAGGTTTCGACCGGTCGTATGCCCGCGATGCGCGGTGAGGCTCAGGCACCGTCCAAGCCCGAGCACTTCGACGAGAACCAGATCGACGCGCTCGGCGCGTTCGTTCAGGCCAACGGCGGCGGCCCGACGGTGATCCGCGACGAGAACGGCGCCGTGGCGCAGGAGTCGCTCATCGGGTCCGACGTGGCCCGTGGTGCCGACCTGTTCCGGCTGAACTGCGCGTCCTGCCACAACTTCACCGGTAAGGGCGGCGCGCTGTCCTCCGGCAAGTACGCGCCGGACCTCGGTGAGACCAAGCCGGCCCAGATCTACACCGCGATGCAGACCGGGCCGCAGAACATGCCCAAGTTCTCCGACCGGCAGCTGTCGCCGGAAGAGAAGCGCGACATCGTCGCCTACGTCCGTGAGTCGGCTGAGACGCCCAGCTACGGCGGCTACGGCCTCGGCGGCTTCGGGCCTGCTCCCGAGGGCATGGCGATGTGGATTATCGGAATGGTCGCCGCTATCGGCGTGGCAATGTGGATCGGGGCACGAGCATGA
- a CDS encoding polyketide cyclase / dehydrase and lipid transport translates to MNSIQIADETFVCADPVAVGAAVADPASWRRWWPDLVLKVVEDRAEKGHRWNVTGALTGTMEIWLEEVMDGVVLHYFLHAEPSGATAKQLAEMDLAKMNHQRRVAGKVMSFGIKQRLESARPVGVSRLA, encoded by the coding sequence ATGAACAGCATTCAGATCGCCGACGAGACGTTCGTCTGCGCCGATCCGGTCGCCGTGGGCGCCGCGGTCGCCGATCCCGCCAGCTGGCGGCGGTGGTGGCCCGACCTGGTGCTCAAGGTCGTCGAAGACCGTGCCGAGAAGGGCCACCGCTGGAACGTGACCGGTGCGCTGACCGGAACGATGGAGATCTGGCTCGAGGAGGTGATGGACGGCGTCGTGCTGCACTACTTCCTGCACGCCGAACCGTCCGGCGCCACGGCCAAGCAGTTGGCCGAGATGGATCTGGCAAAGATGAACCACCAACGCCGCGTGGCGGGCAAGGTGATGTCGTTCGGGATCAAGCAGCGGTTGGAGTCCGCTCGCCCGGTCGGAGTGTCCCGACTGGCCTGA
- the ripC gene encoding peptidoglycan hydrolase RipC: protein MRHERAHRPTSRVKRPIAGAIASLTLISGLLATSSHADPGDDALAKLNELSRQAEQTTEAMHSAQLDLNNKLAAQESAEKKHSDDTAAVDQAKSQLAIFQTSVNKVAAAQYMGGRTSGVDAILTAGSPQQLIEQLAVQRVMATEMSAQMKNFRSMGEKAALAEKESAKSAADAKTAAEQAAAVRADLQSKQSQLQVQIAIVKSQYQALSPAQRDAMTALPPTPPVPAPEALPPAQDPGVLADPPNGIPPGDVAPPEGALPDGGGGHSGTVIQAALSRIGSPYSWGAAGPSSFDCSGLVMWAFQHAGISLPHSSQAMARGGQPVSADSMQPGDVVTYYSDASHVGIYIGDGMMVHASTYGTPVKVAPVNNAPIYNVRRY from the coding sequence TTGAGGCACGAGCGCGCGCACCGGCCCACAAGTCGTGTCAAGCGACCCATTGCAGGTGCAATAGCGAGCTTGACCTTGATATCCGGACTCCTGGCCACGAGTTCGCACGCCGATCCCGGTGATGATGCCCTGGCAAAGCTCAATGAGCTGTCCCGTCAGGCTGAGCAGACCACTGAGGCCATGCACTCGGCGCAGCTCGATCTCAACAACAAGCTTGCCGCACAAGAGAGTGCGGAGAAGAAGCATTCTGACGACACCGCCGCGGTGGATCAGGCCAAGTCGCAGCTGGCAATCTTCCAGACCTCGGTCAACAAGGTAGCTGCGGCCCAGTACATGGGGGGCCGCACCTCCGGTGTGGACGCGATCCTCACGGCCGGCTCGCCGCAGCAGCTGATCGAGCAGCTCGCGGTGCAGCGCGTGATGGCGACCGAGATGTCGGCGCAGATGAAGAACTTCCGCTCGATGGGCGAAAAGGCCGCGTTGGCCGAGAAGGAGTCGGCGAAATCAGCCGCCGACGCCAAGACCGCCGCCGAGCAGGCGGCCGCGGTGCGCGCCGACCTGCAATCCAAGCAAAGCCAGCTGCAGGTGCAGATCGCCATCGTCAAGTCGCAGTACCAGGCGTTGAGCCCGGCCCAGCGAGATGCGATGACGGCGCTGCCGCCGACCCCGCCGGTGCCCGCGCCCGAGGCGTTGCCGCCGGCGCAGGATCCCGGCGTGTTGGCTGACCCGCCGAACGGGATTCCGCCCGGTGACGTCGCTCCGCCCGAGGGTGCACTCCCTGACGGGGGCGGCGGCCATTCCGGCACCGTCATCCAGGCGGCGCTGAGCCGCATCGGCTCGCCGTACTCCTGGGGTGCGGCAGGTCCCAGCTCGTTCGACTGCTCGGGCCTGGTGATGTGGGCGTTCCAGCACGCCGGTATCTCGCTGCCGCACTCGAGTCAGGCCATGGCCCGCGGCGGCCAGCCGGTCTCGGCGGACTCGATGCAGCCCGGTGATGTGGTCACCTATTACTCCGACGCCTCCCACGTGGGCATCTACATCGGGGACGGCATGATGGTGCATGCGTCGACCTACGGCACCCCGGTCAAGGTGGCCCCGGTCAACAATGCGCCGATCTACAACGTTCGCCGGTACTGA
- a CDS encoding AMP-dependent synthetase/ligase, with protein MREYSVPASFTVDEHDSIVGSVSAHAADSPDHVIFRRLVNGAWTDVTCAEAADQIRSVALGLIAEGIQAGDRVAILSATRYEWPIIDFAILSVGAVTVPIYETSSAEQVRFVLDNSAAKIVFAETDAHAETVEQLRGQLPELRQVLRIDGTGTPALEAMAESGKSADAAELDKRLAGIRSADPATLIYTSGTTGQPKGCQLTHSNLLYEIRGAKACFPTELAPGERMLVFLPLAHVLARAITIAAFTNKVTLGFTSDIKNLVPTFGIFKPTLVVSVPRVFEKVYNTAEQNARNDGKGKIFAIAADTAIEWSKAQDTGGASLILRAKHALFDKLVYGKLRAALGGECRAAISGGAPLGARLGHFYRGVGLSIYEGYGLTETSAAITVNRVNDLKVGSVGKLMPGNSMRIAEDGELLVKGGVVFSGYWGNEAETNAVFTDGWFHTGDLGAIDDDGFLTIVGRKKEIIVTAGGKNVAPALLEDRLRAHPLISQAMAVGDQQPFIAALITIDPEAFPGWKQRNGKDSAASVGDLADDPDLLAEIDLAVKEANQAVSHAESIRKFRILPVDFTEDTGELTPTLKVKRKVVAEKFATDIAALYG; from the coding sequence GTGCGGGAGTACAGCGTCCCCGCGTCGTTTACCGTCGACGAGCACGACAGCATCGTCGGTTCGGTATCCGCGCACGCGGCGGACAGCCCTGATCACGTCATCTTCCGGCGCCTGGTCAACGGCGCCTGGACCGACGTGACCTGCGCCGAAGCGGCCGACCAGATCCGATCGGTGGCGCTGGGACTGATCGCCGAGGGCATCCAGGCCGGCGATCGCGTGGCGATCCTGTCGGCCACCCGCTACGAGTGGCCGATCATCGACTTCGCGATCCTGTCGGTCGGCGCCGTGACCGTGCCGATCTACGAGACCTCCTCGGCCGAGCAGGTGCGGTTCGTGCTCGACAACTCCGCGGCGAAGATCGTCTTCGCCGAGACCGACGCGCACGCCGAGACGGTAGAACAGCTCCGTGGTCAGCTGCCCGAGCTGCGCCAGGTGCTGCGGATCGACGGCACCGGCACGCCCGCACTGGAGGCCATGGCCGAGTCCGGTAAATCCGCCGACGCCGCCGAACTGGACAAGCGACTGGCCGGAATCCGGTCCGCCGATCCGGCCACCTTGATCTACACCTCGGGCACCACCGGCCAGCCCAAGGGCTGCCAGCTGACCCACTCGAACCTGCTCTACGAGATCCGGGGCGCCAAGGCCTGCTTCCCGACCGAGCTGGCCCCGGGTGAACGGATGCTGGTGTTCCTGCCGCTGGCCCACGTGCTGGCGCGGGCCATCACCATCGCGGCCTTCACCAACAAGGTGACACTCGGCTTCACCAGTGACATCAAGAACCTGGTCCCGACCTTCGGCATCTTCAAGCCCACGCTGGTGGTCTCGGTGCCCCGCGTGTTCGAGAAGGTCTACAACACCGCCGAGCAGAACGCCCGCAACGACGGCAAGGGCAAGATCTTCGCGATCGCGGCGGACACCGCGATCGAGTGGAGTAAGGCCCAGGACACCGGCGGCGCGTCCTTGATTCTCCGCGCCAAGCACGCGCTGTTCGACAAGCTGGTCTACGGCAAGCTGCGGGCGGCCCTTGGCGGCGAATGCCGCGCGGCGATCTCCGGCGGCGCACCGCTGGGCGCGCGGCTGGGCCACTTCTATCGCGGTGTGGGACTGAGCATCTACGAGGGCTACGGCCTCACCGAGACCAGCGCGGCCATCACCGTGAACCGGGTCAACGACCTGAAGGTCGGCTCGGTCGGCAAGCTGATGCCCGGCAACAGCATGCGCATCGCCGAGGACGGCGAGCTGCTGGTCAAGGGCGGTGTGGTGTTCAGCGGGTACTGGGGCAATGAAGCCGAGACCAACGCGGTGTTCACCGACGGCTGGTTCCACACCGGCGATCTGGGTGCCATCGACGACGACGGCTTCCTGACCATCGTCGGGCGCAAGAAGGAGATCATCGTCACCGCGGGCGGCAAGAACGTCGCACCGGCGCTGCTCGAGGATCGGCTGCGGGCCCACCCGTTGATCAGCCAGGCGATGGCCGTCGGCGATCAGCAGCCGTTCATCGCCGCGCTCATCACCATCGACCCGGAAGCGTTCCCCGGCTGGAAGCAGCGCAACGGCAAGGACTCCGCCGCCTCGGTCGGCGATCTGGCCGACGACCCGGATCTGCTGGCCGAGATCGACCTGGCGGTCAAGGAGGCCAATCAGGCGGTGTCGCACGCCGAGTCGATCCGTAAGTTCCGGATCCTTCCCGTCGACTTCACCGAGGACACCGGTGAGCTGACCCCGACGCTCAAGGTCAAGCGCAAGGTGGTGGCCGAGAAGTTCGCCACCGACATCGCGGCGCTCTACGGCTGA
- the qcrA gene encoding cytochrome bc1 complex Rieske iron-sulfur subunit has product MTDNTPKIPSDDELASMSREDLVELGGKIDGVETIFKEPRWPVPGTKAEKRTERLVAYWLLLGGLSGLALLLIFLFWPWEYQPFGSEGEFLYSLATPLYGLTFGLSILSIGIGAVLFQKKFIPEEISVQDRHDGRSPELHRKTIAANLTDALEGSTVKRRKLIGLSLGIGLGAFGAGTLVAFIGGLIKNPWKPVVPTAEGKKAVLWTSGWTPRFHGETIYLARATGRPGSSPFVKMRPEDLDAGGMETVFPWRESDGDGTTVESEHHLTEISMGVRNPVMLIRIKPADMPRVVKRKGQESFNFGELFAYTKVCSHLGCPSSLYEQQTYRILCPCHQSQFDALHFAKPVFGPAARALAQLPITIDKDGYLVANGDFVEPVGPAFWERKS; this is encoded by the coding sequence ATGACCGACAACACACCGAAGATTCCCAGCGATGACGAGCTGGCTTCGATGTCGCGTGAGGATCTCGTTGAGCTCGGCGGCAAGATCGACGGCGTCGAGACCATCTTCAAGGAGCCGCGCTGGCCGGTCCCCGGCACCAAGGCCGAGAAGCGCACCGAGCGGCTGGTCGCGTACTGGCTTCTGCTCGGCGGGCTTTCGGGCCTGGCGCTGCTGCTGATCTTCCTGTTCTGGCCGTGGGAGTACCAGCCTTTCGGCTCGGAGGGTGAGTTCCTCTACTCGCTGGCCACCCCGCTGTACGGCCTCACGTTCGGCCTGTCGATCCTGTCGATCGGCATCGGCGCGGTGCTGTTCCAGAAGAAGTTCATCCCCGAGGAGATCTCGGTCCAGGACCGCCATGACGGGCGCTCCCCCGAGCTGCACCGCAAGACCATCGCGGCCAACCTGACCGACGCTCTCGAAGGCTCGACCGTCAAGCGCCGCAAGCTGATCGGCTTGTCGCTGGGCATCGGCCTCGGCGCGTTCGGCGCCGGCACCCTGGTGGCCTTCATCGGCGGGTTGATCAAGAACCCGTGGAAGCCCGTGGTGCCCACCGCGGAAGGCAAGAAGGCCGTGTTGTGGACCTCGGGGTGGACTCCCCGGTTCCACGGCGAGACGATCTACCTGGCCCGCGCGACCGGACGGCCCGGCTCGTCGCCGTTCGTGAAGATGCGGCCCGAGGATCTCGACGCCGGTGGCATGGAAACCGTCTTCCCCTGGCGGGAGTCCGACGGCGACGGCACGACCGTCGAGTCCGAGCATCACCTGACCGAGATCTCGATGGGTGTCCGCAACCCGGTCATGTTGATCCGCATCAAGCCCGCCGACATGCCCCGCGTGGTCAAGCGGAAGGGCCAGGAGAGCTTCAACTTCGGCGAGCTGTTCGCCTACACGAAGGTCTGCTCGCACCTGGGCTGCCCCTCGTCGCTGTACGAGCAGCAGACCTACCGCATCCTTTGCCCGTGCCACCAGTCGCAGTTCGACGCGTTGCACTTCGCAAAGCCCGTATTCGGTCCGGCTGCGCGCGCGTTGGCGCAGCTGCCCATCACCATCGATAAAGACGGCTACCTGGTCGCCAACGGCGACTTCGTGGAGCCCGTCGGACCGGCATTCTGGGAGCGCAAATCATGA
- the ctaE gene encoding aa3-type cytochrome oxidase subunit III, with amino-acid sequence MTSAVGTSGTAITSRVHSLNRPNMVSVGTIVWLSSELMFFAGLFAMYFTARAQAGGNWPPEPTELNLALAVPVTLVLIASSFTCQMGVFAAERGDVFGLRRWYVITFLMGLFFVLGQGYEYIHLVEEGTTIPSSAYGSVFYLATGFHGLHVIGGLVAFILLLARTKMSKFTPAQATAAIVVSYYWHFVDIVWIALFATIYFVR; translated from the coding sequence GTGACGAGCGCTGTAGGTACCTCGGGAACGGCAATCACGTCGCGCGTTCATTCGCTGAACAGACCGAACATGGTCAGTGTCGGCACCATCGTGTGGCTTTCCAGTGAACTCATGTTCTTTGCTGGACTCTTCGCGATGTATTTCACCGCGCGCGCGCAAGCCGGTGGCAACTGGCCGCCCGAGCCGACCGAACTCAATTTGGCCCTTGCTGTTCCGGTGACGCTGGTTCTGATCGCGTCATCCTTCACCTGCCAGATGGGCGTGTTCGCCGCCGAGCGCGGCGACGTGTTCGGCCTGCGCCGGTGGTATGTGATCACGTTCCTGATGGGCTTGTTCTTCGTGCTCGGCCAGGGATATGAGTACATCCACCTGGTCGAGGAGGGCACCACCATCCCGAGCAGTGCCTACGGATCGGTCTTCTATCTGGCGACCGGTTTCCACGGCCTGCACGTGATCGGCGGACTTGTTGCGTTCATCTTGCTGCTGGCCCGCACCAAGATGAGTAAGTTCACGCCCGCGCAGGCCACCGCGGCGATCGTCGTCTCGTACTACTGGCACTTCGTCGACATCGTCTGGATTGCGCTGTTCGCCACCATCTACTTTGTCCGATGA
- a CDS encoding SRPBCC family protein, with translation MADKTTQTIYIDADPVAVMDVIADIGSYPQWVAEYKEAEVLETDAQGNPKTARLVLDAAVLKDTMVLAYKWPADRTSVTWSLVSSSLLRSLEGTYRLAPKGSGTEVTYELSVDLMIPMIGLLKRKAERRLTDTALKDLKKRAEG, from the coding sequence GTGGCCGACAAGACGACACAGACCATCTACATCGATGCCGATCCGGTGGCGGTGATGGATGTCATTGCCGATATCGGCTCGTATCCACAGTGGGTCGCCGAGTACAAGGAAGCCGAGGTCCTCGAGACCGACGCACAGGGCAACCCCAAGACCGCCAGGCTGGTGCTCGACGCCGCGGTGCTCAAGGACACCATGGTGCTGGCCTACAAGTGGCCCGCCGATCGCACCTCGGTGACCTGGTCGCTGGTGTCCAGTTCGCTGTTGCGGTCGCTGGAGGGGACATATCGCTTGGCGCCCAAGGGATCTGGCACCGAGGTCACCTACGAGCTGTCGGTCGATCTGATGATCCCGATGATCGGTCTGCTGAAGCGCAAGGCTGAGCGACGGCTCACCGATACCGCGCTCAAGGACCTGAAGAAACGAGCAGAGGGCTGA
- the trpD gene encoding anthranilate phosphoribosyltransferase: MSSSASAAAAAPSWPLILGRLTTEQSLPNGYAGWAMDQIMTGVATPAQIAGFAVAMKMKRPTSTEVGELADIMLSHARRVPTDQIGHETVDIVGTGGDGANTVNLSTMAAIVVAACGVPVIKHGNRAASSLSGGADTLEALGVRIDLGPDEVARSVAEVGIGFAFAPQFHPSYRHASVVRREIGVPTVFNLLGPLTNPAAPRAGLIGCAFDDLAEVMAGVYASRGSSVLVVHGDDGLDELTTTTTSTIWRVQAGTVERLKFDPAAFGFKRADISELIGGDATANAASARAVLGGAKGPVRDAVVLNAAGAMVAHAGLASDAKWVPAWEDGLARAAEAIDSGAAEQLLARWVRFSLQF, encoded by the coding sequence CTGTCCTCATCCGCGTCCGCCGCTGCGGCGGCGCCGTCGTGGCCGCTCATCCTCGGGCGCCTGACGACGGAGCAGAGCCTGCCCAACGGTTATGCGGGATGGGCCATGGACCAGATCATGACCGGGGTGGCGACCCCGGCACAGATCGCCGGCTTCGCGGTGGCGATGAAGATGAAGCGGCCGACCTCGACCGAGGTCGGGGAGTTGGCCGACATCATGCTGTCGCACGCCCGCCGGGTGCCCACCGATCAGATCGGTCACGAGACCGTCGACATCGTGGGGACCGGTGGCGACGGGGCCAACACGGTGAACCTGTCGACCATGGCGGCCATCGTCGTGGCGGCCTGTGGGGTTCCGGTGATCAAGCACGGCAACCGGGCAGCGTCGTCGCTGTCGGGCGGTGCCGACACCCTGGAGGCACTCGGGGTGCGGATCGACCTGGGCCCTGACGAAGTGGCCCGCAGCGTCGCCGAGGTCGGCATCGGGTTCGCCTTCGCGCCCCAGTTCCACCCGTCGTACCGGCACGCCTCGGTGGTGCGCCGGGAGATCGGCGTTCCCACGGTCTTCAATCTGCTCGGGCCGCTGACAAATCCGGCCGCCCCCCGGGCCGGGCTGATCGGCTGTGCCTTCGACGATCTGGCCGAGGTGATGGCCGGCGTGTATGCCTCCCGCGGTTCCAGCGTGCTGGTCGTGCACGGCGACGACGGCCTCGACGAGCTCACCACCACGACCACCAGCACCATCTGGCGCGTGCAGGCGGGCACCGTGGAGCGGTTGAAGTTCGACCCCGCCGCCTTCGGCTTCAAGCGCGCCGACATCAGCGAGCTGATCGGCGGCGACGCCACGGCCAACGCCGCATCGGCACGCGCGGTGCTTGGTGGGGCCAAGGGGCCGGTGCGCGACGCGGTGGTGCTCAACGCGGCGGGCGCGATGGTGGCCCACGCCGGGCTAGCCAGCGACGCCAAGTGGGTGCCGGCGTGGGAGGACGGCCTGGCGCGGGCCGCCGAGGCCATCGACTCGGGTGCGGCCGAACAACTGCTCGCGCGTTGGGTGCGGTTCAGCCTGCAGTTCTGA
- a CDS encoding peptidase, producing MSMVLPDGRTASLLALGGTQSQALLGRLGSELGEAAATVTAFWGPDWPRHIEIAVAGSDRQFRVLAGGAADIAATTTAQRIMFAPGAAGMSPAALRIVLRHELFHYAARSATAADAPRWLTEGVADYVGRPPTAVPAQAGMAARLPTDADLDTPGAARSLAYDRAWWFSRYVADAYGVPKLRELYVRACGPGHPDVATAVHETLGVDLDAVVAGWQRWLTG from the coding sequence ATGTCGATGGTGCTGCCCGATGGGCGCACTGCCAGCCTGCTTGCCCTGGGTGGAACCCAGTCGCAGGCGCTGCTGGGTCGCCTCGGCTCCGAACTCGGTGAAGCCGCCGCGACGGTGACCGCGTTCTGGGGGCCGGACTGGCCGCGGCACATCGAGATCGCGGTCGCGGGCTCTGATCGGCAGTTCCGGGTGCTGGCCGGCGGGGCCGCCGACATCGCCGCGACCACCACTGCGCAACGGATCATGTTCGCCCCCGGCGCCGCCGGCATGAGCCCGGCCGCACTGCGAATCGTGTTGCGCCATGAGCTGTTTCATTACGCGGCGCGGTCGGCGACCGCGGCCGACGCGCCGCGCTGGCTGACCGAAGGGGTGGCCGACTATGTCGGCCGACCGCCCACGGCGGTACCGGCGCAGGCCGGGATGGCGGCCCGGCTGCCCACCGATGCCGACCTCGACACACCCGGGGCTGCCCGCAGTCTGGCCTATGACCGGGCGTGGTGGTTCAGCCGCTACGTCGCCGACGCCTACGGGGTTCCGAAGCTGCGTGAGCTGTACGTGCGCGCGTGCGGTCCGGGCCATCCGGATGTGGCCACCGCGGTGCACGAGACGTTGGGGGTCGACCTCGACGCCGTGGTCGCCGGTTGGCAACGCTGGCTGACCGGATAG